From the Oryza glaberrima chromosome 5, OglaRS2, whole genome shotgun sequence genome, one window contains:
- the LOC127774481 gene encoding ACT domain-containing protein ACR9 isoform X1: MPPVGEVAAAEARSGMVLGGGAAAAAVGGGEDAVVMQVAGAEGQDSVITINCPDQAGLGCDLCRTILEFGLRITRGADVSTDGQWCFVVFWVVPRTPSIKVRWANLKNRLMSMCPSNYPMTFYPEITQPGPSQFYLLKLFSADRKGLLHDVTHILSELELIIHRVKVSTTPDGRVIDLFFITDGMELLHTKERQEETCSMLIATLGPSISCEILLAEGFQQGFSSLPPTISEELFRLELADGDNCSRSICAEMKRMQKATINFDNTLSPAHTLLQINCADQKGLLYDILRTMKDCSIQVTYGRFWSDKKGFREVDLFIKQADGKKIIDPEKQDVLSSRLRSEMLHPLRVMIVNRGPDVELLVANPVELSGKGRPRVFYDATFALKALGICIFSAEIGRQAASERQWEVYRFLLDDSSEFPLSNSLVNRNRIVDRVRKTLLGCYN; the protein is encoded by the exons ATGCcgccggtgggggaggtggcggcggcggaggcgagatcGGGGATGGTGctggggggaggggcggcggcggcggcggtggggggaggggaggacgcGGTGGTGATGCAGGTGGCGGGGGCGGAGGGGCAGGACAGCGTCATCACCATCAACTGCCCCGACCAGGCGGGCCTCGGCTGCGACCTCTGCCGCACCATCCTCGAGTTCGGCCTCCGCATCACGCGCGGCG CAGATGTGTCTACGGATGGGCAATGGTGCTTCGTTGTGTTCTGGGTCGTGCCCCGCACGCCTTCAATCAAGGTCCGGTGGGCGAATCTCAAGAACCGCCTCATGTCAATGTGCCCGTCAAATTACCCAATGACTTTCTACCCTGAGATCACCCAGCCAGGCCCCTCCCAGTTCTACCTTCTCAAGCTTTTCTCAGCCGATCGCAAGGGGCTATTGCACG ATGTTACGCATATATTATCGGAACTAGAGCTTATAATCCACAGAGTGAAGGTGTCAACCACGCCAGATGGCAGAGTTATTGACCTCTTCTTCATCACCGACGGCAT GGAATTATTGCACACAAAGGAAAGACAAGAAGAGACTTGTTCGATGCTGATTGCTACCTTAGGTCCTTCCATAAGCTGTGAAATCCTATTAGCAGAAGGGTTCCAGCAAGGATTCTCTTCTCTCCCACCGACAATCTCTGAGGAGCTGTTCAGGTTGGAACTGGCTGATGGTGACAACTGTTCAAGGTCAATTTGTGCGGAGATGAAAAGAATGCAGAAAGCCACCATCAACTTTGACAATACCCTGAGCCCTGCACACACACTGCTCCAAATTAACTGTGCTGATCAAAAGGGGCTCCTTTATGATATTTTGAGAACAATGAAGGACTGCAGCATTCAG GTAACATATGGCCGATTTTGGTCAGACAAGAAAGGTTTTCGAGAGGTGGATCTTTTTATCAAGCAAGCGGATGGAAAGAAGATTATTGATCCTGAGAAACAGGATGTTCTCAGCTCACGCCTGAGGTCAGAGATGCTCCATCCTCTCAGGGTGATGATTGTCAACCGGGGTCCCGATGTAGAACTCCTTGTTGCTAACCCTGTTGAGCTATCCGGGAAGGGACGACCACGTGTATTCTACGATGCTACATTTGCTCTTAAAGCTCTTGGGATCTGCATTTTCTCT GCTGAAATTGGGAGGCAGGCAGCATCAGAGCGTCAATGGGAGGTCTACAGATTCCTCCTGGATGATAGCAGTGAGTTCCCATTGTCAAACAGCCTTGTCAATAGGAACCGTATTGTCGACAGGGTAAGGAAAACGCTGCTGGGCTGTTACAACTGA
- the LOC127773261 gene encoding uncharacterized protein LOC127773261 isoform X2 yields the protein MDGHSCGDLGRVSEVISDGTSSGSADGGKSLPEKHSALADATSGVAAENADNLSQAGKYMDFSSTTSLGVKKGFQKCMTFPPSSGEAQQQQGSCCDADKNPKDVPTYERSVSLPPTLKIISAMKGSRQKNGMASPTESRHVKWAPDVYDPPVTSVCHSVNNSYQRRSKSRKKDKNKQKQKQKQKGRSKKNHQNAIQSSAVLQAPGLKDAETTSSNSAPDDLNKHETDILDYGISSQDAKCGSSFLRESAAKMHFSTAEAS from the exons ATGGATGGTCATTCCTGTGGTGATCTCGGGAGAGTGTCGGAAGTGATATCCGACGGCACCTCATCGGGTAGCGCAGACGGCGGCAAGAGCCTGCCTGAGAAGCATTCTGCGCTGGCTGATGCTACTTCTGGAGTGGCGGCGGAGAATGCCGATAATTTGTCACAAGCTGGGAAGTACATGGATTTCTCCAGTACCACCAGCTTGGGGGTGAAGAAAGGCTTCCAGAAGTGCATGACGTTTCCGCCCTCTAGCGGCGAGGCACAACAGCAGCAGGGTTCATGCTGTGATGCAGATAAGAATCCCAAGGATGTGCCAACCTATGAGCGCTCCGTGTCACTGCCC CCAACTTTGAAGATCATATCTGCTATGAAAGGAAGCCGCCAAAAGAATGGGATGGCTTCACCAACTGAAAGTCGCCACGTCAAATGGGCCCCTGACGTGTATGACCCCCCAGTGACATCTGTATGTCATTCAGTGAATAACAGCTACCAGCGTCGGTCCAAATCCCGGAAGAAGGACAAGAATAAGCAGAAGcagaaacaaaagcaaaagggtaGGTCCAAGAAAAACCACCAGAATGCTATCCAGAGTTCAGCAGTGCTCCAAGCTCCTGG GCTCAAGGATGCTGAAACCACAAGTAGTAATTCAGCACCAGACGATCTCAACAAACATGAGACCGATATATTGGATTATGGCATCAGCAGTCAAGACGCCAAATGCGGAAGCAGCTTTTTGCGTGAATCGGCTGCTAAAATGCATTTCTCCACTGCTGAGGCTTcctga
- the LOC127774481 gene encoding ACT domain-containing protein ACR9 isoform X2 codes for MPPVGEVAAAEARSGMVLGGGAAAAAVGGGEDAVVMQVAGAEGQDSVITINCPDQAGLGCDLCRTILEFGLRITRGDVSTDGQWCFVVFWVVPRTPSIKVRWANLKNRLMSMCPSNYPMTFYPEITQPGPSQFYLLKLFSADRKGLLHDVTHILSELELIIHRVKVSTTPDGRVIDLFFITDGMELLHTKERQEETCSMLIATLGPSISCEILLAEGFQQGFSSLPPTISEELFRLELADGDNCSRSICAEMKRMQKATINFDNTLSPAHTLLQINCADQKGLLYDILRTMKDCSIQVTYGRFWSDKKGFREVDLFIKQADGKKIIDPEKQDVLSSRLRSEMLHPLRVMIVNRGPDVELLVANPVELSGKGRPRVFYDATFALKALGICIFSAEIGRQAASERQWEVYRFLLDDSSEFPLSNSLVNRNRIVDRVRKTLLGCYN; via the exons ATGCcgccggtgggggaggtggcggcggcggaggcgagatcGGGGATGGTGctggggggaggggcggcggcggcggcggtggggggaggggaggacgcGGTGGTGATGCAGGTGGCGGGGGCGGAGGGGCAGGACAGCGTCATCACCATCAACTGCCCCGACCAGGCGGGCCTCGGCTGCGACCTCTGCCGCACCATCCTCGAGTTCGGCCTCCGCATCACGCGCGGCG ATGTGTCTACGGATGGGCAATGGTGCTTCGTTGTGTTCTGGGTCGTGCCCCGCACGCCTTCAATCAAGGTCCGGTGGGCGAATCTCAAGAACCGCCTCATGTCAATGTGCCCGTCAAATTACCCAATGACTTTCTACCCTGAGATCACCCAGCCAGGCCCCTCCCAGTTCTACCTTCTCAAGCTTTTCTCAGCCGATCGCAAGGGGCTATTGCACG ATGTTACGCATATATTATCGGAACTAGAGCTTATAATCCACAGAGTGAAGGTGTCAACCACGCCAGATGGCAGAGTTATTGACCTCTTCTTCATCACCGACGGCAT GGAATTATTGCACACAAAGGAAAGACAAGAAGAGACTTGTTCGATGCTGATTGCTACCTTAGGTCCTTCCATAAGCTGTGAAATCCTATTAGCAGAAGGGTTCCAGCAAGGATTCTCTTCTCTCCCACCGACAATCTCTGAGGAGCTGTTCAGGTTGGAACTGGCTGATGGTGACAACTGTTCAAGGTCAATTTGTGCGGAGATGAAAAGAATGCAGAAAGCCACCATCAACTTTGACAATACCCTGAGCCCTGCACACACACTGCTCCAAATTAACTGTGCTGATCAAAAGGGGCTCCTTTATGATATTTTGAGAACAATGAAGGACTGCAGCATTCAG GTAACATATGGCCGATTTTGGTCAGACAAGAAAGGTTTTCGAGAGGTGGATCTTTTTATCAAGCAAGCGGATGGAAAGAAGATTATTGATCCTGAGAAACAGGATGTTCTCAGCTCACGCCTGAGGTCAGAGATGCTCCATCCTCTCAGGGTGATGATTGTCAACCGGGGTCCCGATGTAGAACTCCTTGTTGCTAACCCTGTTGAGCTATCCGGGAAGGGACGACCACGTGTATTCTACGATGCTACATTTGCTCTTAAAGCTCTTGGGATCTGCATTTTCTCT GCTGAAATTGGGAGGCAGGCAGCATCAGAGCGTCAATGGGAGGTCTACAGATTCCTCCTGGATGATAGCAGTGAGTTCCCATTGTCAAACAGCCTTGTCAATAGGAACCGTATTGTCGACAGGGTAAGGAAAACGCTGCTGGGCTGTTACAACTGA
- the LOC127773262 gene encoding actin-depolymerizing factor 7, whose translation MANAASGMAVDDECKLKFLELKAKRTYRFIIYKIDEKKKMVVVEKVGEPVLNYDDFAASLPANECRYAIFDYDFVTEENCQKSKIFFIAWSPDTSRVRSKMIYASSKDRFKRELDGIQVELQATDPTEVGLDVIRGRAN comes from the exons ATG GCGAATGCAGCATCAGGGATGGCTGTGGACGATGAGTGCAAGCTCAAGTTCCTGGAGCTGAAGGCAAAGAGGACCTACCGCTTCATCATTTACAAGATagacgagaagaagaaaatggtTGTCGTGGAGAAGGTTGGCGAGCCCGTACTGAACTACGACGATTTTGCCGCTAGCCTCCCTGCCAACGAATGCAGATACGCCATATTCGACTACGATTTCGTGACCGAGGAGAACTGCCAGAAGAGCAAGATATTCTTCATTGCATG GTCTCCTGATACATCGCGCGTGAGAAGCAAGATGATCTACGCGAGCTCCAAGGACAGGTTCAAGAGGGAGCTCGACGGCATTCAGGTGGAGCTCCAGGCGACCGATCCAACTGAGGTTGGCCTCGACGTGATCAGAGGCCGTGCAAACTGA
- the LOC127773091 gene encoding cation/H(+) antiporter 20 encodes MGMSSPVTEAEMATVKTSSNGVWQGDDPLHFAFPLLILQALLILLLSRLLALLLRPLRQPKVIAEIVAGILLGPSALGRNKAYLRALFPPWSAPVLESVASLGLLFFLFLVGLELDLRSVRRSGRRAFAIAAAGISLPFACGVGVAFVLRGELPGAARAGYAPFLVFMGVALSITAFPVLARILAELKLLTTPIGETALAAAAFNDVAAWVLLALAVAISGSGDHRSPIVSLWVLLSGAAFVTIWMVFVKPAMAWVARRSDGQGGGEVWVAATLAGVLASGLATDMIGIHAIFGAFVFGLTVPKEGEFAGRVTERVEDLVSELLLPLYFASSGLKTDVATIRGGGAWGMLALVIGTACAGKIVGTFAVAMACGMSAREALVLGVVMNTKGLVELIVLNIGRERKVLDEETFAILVLMALVTTFITTPTVMAIYKPARNAGRRRLHHRKLHGPSAPSSPSAAATAGAKELRVLACIHGGHDVPALINLIETIRGHTQPRRLVKLYILRMVELTERTSSILMARAARRNGVPFLRPRRGAGDQVDVAFDTYAQLGHVHVRPMTAVSALHTIHDDVAAVAEDKRVSLVVLPFHKRHPGHGHGDDLGPEWRAVNRRILREAPCSVAVLVDRGFGGGEQVSSEQVAHGVCVVFFGGPDDREALELAGRMAEHPGVQVTVVRFVDGKEGSQEHAEVTLRPSNTKNADKSYTFSTAIVDTHKEKELDEAAVAEFRQRMGAMVRYEERVVVGNVIEEVVSIGKSREYGLVVVGKGRLPSAMVAELAVRAAEHPELGPIGDALASAGHGVTSSVLVVQQHDMSNADELPVSVVVDGHAHDDGELGGNKDMAEP; translated from the exons ATGGGGATGTCCTCGCCGGTGACGGAGGCGGAGATGGCGACGGTGAAGACGTCGTCCAACGGCGTGTGGCAGGGGGACGACCCGCTCCACTTCGCCTTCCCGCTCCTCATCCTCCAAgctctcctcatcctcctcctcagccgcctcctcgccctcctGCTCCGCCCGCTCCGCCAGCCCAAGGTCATCGCAGAGATCGTCGCCGGCATCCTCCTCGGCCCCTCCGCGCTCGGCCGCAACAAGGCCTACCTCCGCGCGCTCTTCCCGCCCTGGAGCGCGCCCGTGCTCGAGTCAGTCGCCAgcctcggcctcctcttcttcctcttcctcgtcggCCTCGAGCTTGACCTCCGCTCCGTGCGCCGTAGCGGCCGCCGCGccttcgccatcgccgccgcggggaTCTCGCTCCCGTTCGcgtgcggcgtcggcgtcgccttCGTCCTCCGCGGCGAGCTCCCGGGCGCCGCGCGGGCGGGCTACGCGCCGTTCCTCGTCTTCATGGGCGTCGCGCTCTCCATCACCGCGTTCCCCGTCCTCGCGCGCATCCTCGCCGAGCTGAAGCTGCTCACCACCCCCATCGGCGAgacggcgctggcggcggcggcgttcaaCGACGTGGCGGCGTGGGTGCTGCTCGCGCTGGCCGTGGCCATCTCGGGCAGCGGCGACCACCGGAGCCCCATCGTCTCCCTCTGGGTGCTCCTGTCGGGCGCGGCGTTCGTCACAATATGGATGGTGTTCGTCAAGCCGGCCATGGCGTGGGTGGCGCGGCGGTCGGAcgggcagggcggcggcgaggtgtgggtggcggcgacgctggCGGGCGTTCTGGCGTCGGGGCTCGCCACGGACATGATCGGGATCCACGCCATCTTCGGGGCGTTCGTGTTCGGGCTGACGGTGCCCAAGGAGGGGGAGTTCGCGGGGAGGGTGACGGAGAGGGTGGAGGACCTGGTGTcggagctgctgctgccgctctACTTCGCGTCGAGCGGCCTCAAGACGGACGTCGCCACCATCCGGGGCGGCGGGGCGTGGGGGATGCTGGCGCTCGTCATCGGGACGGCGTGCGCCGGGAAGATCGTCGGGACGTtcgcggtggccatggcgtgCGGGATGTCGGCGCGCGAGGCGCTGGTGCTCGGCGTCGTCATGAACACCAAGGGCCTCGTCGAGCTCATCGTCCTCAACATTGGCAGAGAACGCAAG GTGCTGGACGAGGAGACGTTTGCGATCCTGGTGCTAATGGCGCTGGTCACCACCTTCATCACCACCCCCACAGTCATGGCCATCTACAAGCCGGCGCGcaacgccggccgccgccgcctgcaccaCCGCAAGCTGCATGGCCCCTCCGCGCCGTCCTCCCCGTCCGCggctgccaccgccggcgccaagGAGCTGCGCGTGCTGGCCTGCATCCACGGCGGCCACGACGTGCCGGCGCTGATCAACCTCATCGAGACCATCCGCGGCCACAcccagccgcgccgcctcgtcaAGCTCTACATCCTCCGCATGGTCGAGCTCACCGAGCGCACCTCCTCCATCCTCAtggcccgcgccgcgcgccgcaacggcgtccccttcctccgccctcgccgcggcgccggcgaccaggTCGACGTCGCCTTCGACACCTACGCGCAGCTCGGCCACGTCCACGTCCGCCCCATGACCGCCGTCTCCGCGCTCCACACCATccacgacgacgtcgccgccgtcgccgaggacaAGCGCGTCTCCCTCGTCGTGCTCCCGTTCCACAAGCGCCACCCGGGCCACGGCCATGGCGACGACCTCGGCCCCGAGTGGCGCGCCGTCAACCGGAGGATCCTGCGCGAGGCGCCCTGCTcggtcgccgtcctcgtcgaccgcggcttcggcggcggcgagcaggtcAGCTCGGAGCAGGTCGCGCACGGCGTCTGCGTCGTCTTCTTCGGCGGGCCGGACGACCGCGAggcgctcgagctcgccggGAGGATGGCCGAGCACCCCGGCGTGCAGGTCACCGTCGTGCGGTTCGTCGACGGCAAGGAAGGTAGCCAGGAGCACGCCGAGGTGACGCTGCGCCCGTCGAACACCAAGAACGCCGACAAGAGCTACACCTTCTCAACGGCCATCGTCGACACCCACAAGGAGAAG GAGctggacgaggcggcggtggcggaatTCCGGCAGAGGATGGGGGCCATGGTGAGGTACGAGgagagggtggtggtggggaacGTGATCGAGGAGGTGGTGTCGATCGGGAAGAGCCGGGAGTACGGCCTGGTGGTGGTCGGCAAGGGGCGGCTGCcgtcggcgatggtggcggagcTGGCCGTCCGGGCGGCGGAGCACCCGGAGCTGGGGCCCATCGGCGACGCGCTGGCGTCGGCGGGGCACGGGGTGACGTCGTCGGTGCTGGTGGTGCAGCAGCATGACATGAGCAACGCCGACGAGCTGCCGgtgtccgtcgtcgtcgacggccacgcccacgacgacggcgagctcggcggcaacAAGGACATGGCCGAGCCATAA
- the LOC127773261 gene encoding uncharacterized protein LOC127773261 isoform X1, giving the protein MDGHSCGDLGRVSEVISDGTSSGSADGGKSLPEKHSALADATSGVAAENADNLSQAGKYMDFSSTTSLGVKKGFQKCMTFPPSSGEAQQQQGSCCDADKNPKDVPTYERSVSLPPTLKIISAMKGSRQKNGMASPTESRHVKWAPDVYDPPVTSVCHSVNNSYQRRSKSRKKDKNKQKQKQKQKGRSKKNHQNAIQSSAVLQAPGEFDRLKDAETTSSNSAPDDLNKHETDILDYGISSQDAKCGSSFLRESAAKMHFSTAEAS; this is encoded by the exons ATGGATGGTCATTCCTGTGGTGATCTCGGGAGAGTGTCGGAAGTGATATCCGACGGCACCTCATCGGGTAGCGCAGACGGCGGCAAGAGCCTGCCTGAGAAGCATTCTGCGCTGGCTGATGCTACTTCTGGAGTGGCGGCGGAGAATGCCGATAATTTGTCACAAGCTGGGAAGTACATGGATTTCTCCAGTACCACCAGCTTGGGGGTGAAGAAAGGCTTCCAGAAGTGCATGACGTTTCCGCCCTCTAGCGGCGAGGCACAACAGCAGCAGGGTTCATGCTGTGATGCAGATAAGAATCCCAAGGATGTGCCAACCTATGAGCGCTCCGTGTCACTGCCC CCAACTTTGAAGATCATATCTGCTATGAAAGGAAGCCGCCAAAAGAATGGGATGGCTTCACCAACTGAAAGTCGCCACGTCAAATGGGCCCCTGACGTGTATGACCCCCCAGTGACATCTGTATGTCATTCAGTGAATAACAGCTACCAGCGTCGGTCCAAATCCCGGAAGAAGGACAAGAATAAGCAGAAGcagaaacaaaagcaaaagggtaGGTCCAAGAAAAACCACCAGAATGCTATCCAGAGTTCAGCAGTGCTCCAAGCTCCTGG CGAATTTGATAGGCTCAAGGATGCTGAAACCACAAGTAGTAATTCAGCACCAGACGATCTCAACAAACATGAGACCGATATATTGGATTATGGCATCAGCAGTCAAGACGCCAAATGCGGAAGCAGCTTTTTGCGTGAATCGGCTGCTAAAATGCATTTCTCCACTGCTGAGGCTTcctga